The following coding sequences lie in one Sulfuricurvum sp. genomic window:
- the fbaA gene encoding class II fructose-bisphosphate aldolase, with product MSKGILEVMKPGVLFGDDVQKLFEIAKEEGFALPAVNVVNTDSINGVLEAAKLVNSPVIIQFSNGGASYYAGKGLSNEDEKAAIVGAIAGARHVHMMAEAYGIPVILHTDHAARHLLPWIDALLDAGEKHFEQYGKPLFSSHMLDLSEESLEQNVATCVEYMKRMSKIGMTLEIELGVTGGEEDGVDNSNIDNALLYTQPEDVAYAYERLSAVSNRFTIAASFGNVHGVYKPGNVVLTPIILNNSQKYIREKFATASDKPVNFVFHGGSGSTHEEIREAISYGVIKMNIDTDTQWATWEGVKDYYEKYKDYLQGQIGNPEGEEKPNKKYYDPRKWLRDGQKTLINRVKVAFEDLNAINRN from the coding sequence ATGTCCAAAGGTATTTTAGAAGTAATGAAACCTGGTGTACTGTTCGGTGATGATGTTCAAAAACTATTTGAAATTGCAAAAGAAGAGGGATTTGCACTCCCAGCGGTCAATGTAGTCAATACTGATTCGATCAACGGTGTCCTCGAAGCGGCTAAACTGGTTAACTCACCGGTCATTATCCAATTCTCCAACGGCGGAGCAAGTTACTACGCAGGAAAAGGGCTCAGCAATGAGGATGAAAAAGCGGCTATCGTCGGAGCAATCGCCGGAGCAAGACACGTTCACATGATGGCTGAAGCCTACGGTATTCCCGTAATTTTGCATACCGACCATGCCGCTCGTCATCTTCTTCCATGGATCGATGCCCTTCTCGATGCAGGTGAAAAGCATTTTGAACAATACGGTAAACCCCTCTTCAGTTCACATATGCTCGATCTCTCCGAAGAGAGCTTGGAACAAAACGTGGCAACGTGTGTAGAATACATGAAACGTATGTCTAAAATCGGTATGACTTTGGAGATCGAACTCGGTGTTACCGGTGGAGAAGAAGACGGTGTCGATAATAGTAATATCGATAATGCCCTACTCTACACTCAGCCTGAAGATGTTGCATATGCATATGAGCGACTCAGCGCAGTGAGCAACCGATTCACCATTGCCGCTTCATTCGGAAACGTCCACGGTGTTTACAAACCGGGTAACGTCGTCCTCACTCCGATCATCCTCAACAACTCCCAAAAATACATCAGAGAAAAATTCGCTACCGCATCCGATAAACCGGTAAACTTCGTATTCCACGGCGGTTCAGGGTCTACCCACGAAGAGATCCGTGAAGCGATCAGCTACGGCGTTATCAAAATGAACATCGATACCGACACCCAATGGGCGACATGGGAAGGGGTAAAAGATTATTATGAGAAATACAAAGATTATCTCCAAGGACAAATCGGAAATCCTGAAGGGGAAGAAAAACCGAATAAAAAATATTATGACCCGAGAAAATGGTTGCGAGACGGACAAAAAACGTTAATTAATCGTGTGAAAGTAGCATTTGAAGATTTGAACGCTATTAATAGAAACTAA
- a CDS encoding peptidylprolyl isomerase: MKRYYSAWILGLLLSGASASAAVLATVNGDEITSDEVNKVLLEGTQGRFDSLPADKQNELRQRIIEGMIAQELVYDDAQKTGVLDTKEYKQELENLVNRLKVQLAAKVWEQQQFESIKIDAKEVKAYFDANPDEFVDKEKIHARHILVKTEAEANAIIKSMKGLSGDRLRNEFIAQAKSKSTGPSAAKGGDLGYFPRGQMVPSFNDAAFAMKEGTISSTPVQSQFGYHVIYVEDRKAAKKLGFDDVKNFIEQRLKMDKFKAYMDKKMADLRAKAKITYSK, from the coding sequence ATGAAGCGATATTACAGCGCTTGGATTTTGGGTTTATTGTTGAGTGGAGCGAGTGCATCTGCAGCCGTATTGGCGACCGTCAACGGCGATGAGATTACATCGGATGAAGTGAATAAAGTATTGCTAGAGGGGACACAGGGTCGATTCGATTCTCTTCCGGCGGATAAACAAAACGAATTGCGCCAACGGATCATCGAAGGGATGATAGCCCAGGAGCTGGTATACGACGATGCTCAAAAAACAGGAGTACTGGATACCAAAGAGTACAAACAAGAATTAGAGAACCTGGTCAACCGACTAAAAGTACAACTGGCGGCAAAAGTATGGGAACAACAACAATTCGAATCGATTAAAATCGATGCGAAAGAAGTTAAAGCCTATTTCGATGCAAACCCGGATGAGTTCGTGGATAAAGAGAAGATCCACGCACGCCATATCTTGGTAAAAACAGAAGCGGAAGCCAACGCGATTATCAAAAGTATGAAAGGGCTCAGCGGAGATCGATTGAGAAATGAGTTTATCGCACAGGCGAAATCGAAATCAACAGGACCGAGCGCGGCAAAAGGGGGAGACCTCGGATACTTCCCCCGCGGACAAATGGTACCGTCGTTTAACGATGCCGCATTCGCAATGAAAGAGGGAACGATATCCTCTACTCCGGTTCAAAGCCAATTCGGATATCACGTTATCTATGTCGAAGACAGAAAAGCGGCTAAAAAACTTGGATTTGATGATGTTAAAAACTTTATCGAGCAGCGTTTGAAAATGGATAAATTTAAAGCCTATATGGATAAAAAAATGGCTGACTTACGCGCAAAAGCGAAAATCACTTACTCTAAATAA